ATCCGGATATTGTTATTGAGCGCGGCATTCATAGATCGTCTCGATTAAGGCCTCATGAGTATTCTGTGAGAAATTTGTTTCAAGCAATTTATGTTAAATCAAAGGGGAGGGGCGACGCAAGGGTAATTTCCGGGGGCTCAATTTTTTCTTGGAGCACCATGATATTAACGCCGCTTTTGGCCACGGCAGTCAAGGCCTTCGCATAGGCCGGATCAATGGCCGCGGCGGGCCGCAAGATTTTCGCGTCCTCGCGCTGGACCACAAAGACGTTCCAGGCCTGGTGGCCCTGGGCCGCCAACTGCTGAAGGTGCGAAAGGTGGCGGCGCCCCCGGCTGGTCACGCCGTCCGGAAAGAAGGCCACCCCGTCTTCCACCCAGGTGACGCTTTTGATCTCCAGAAACAGCAGCTTACCTTCCACCTCCAAAACAAAATCCAGACGGCTGCCCTGGGGGATGGTCACTTCGGCCCGGACTTGGCCGGGGGCAGGCAAGCCCGGGAGGGAGCCTGCGGCCAGGGCCTCGGCCACCAGCCGGTTGGGGACCAGGGTATCGATGCAGATCCATCCCGCCGCGCCCCGGACAAAGCGCCAGGTGTAGTCGGTCTTGCGTCCTGGGCGGGCATCGCGGGTCAGCAAAATCTCCTGGCCGGGGTAGGCGCAGCCGGTGAGAGCCCCGGAATTGGGCACATGCACCCAGACGCGCTCGCGGCCGGGCAACTCCACCAGGGCCAGGAACCGTTGGCGGCGCTCCAGGAAACGGGCTGAAATCAGGGGTGCAGAAAAACGCACGAGGGCAGGGGAACAATTGGGAAGAAATTTATTGTCGGGGTCTTAAACTTCATTTTAAATAGGCAGAGTCGGTATTATGAGGGAAGCTGAGGGTGCAGAAAGCTGCTAAAAGGCGTACCAGACCCGGAACCAGTTTTGCAGGTCTTTGTCTTGACCTTGACCTTGGGTTCGATTCCCGGCCTCCACCTGGCTCTTTAAGAGGAAGCTCCACCGTCCCAGGTCGTATTTGAGTTCAGGACCGACGCCCAGGAGCTGATTGGCCAAGGGGCGCTGAAACGGAAAGCCTTCTTCGGAAGGACGGTACAGATAACTATTCAATCCCACGCGCAAATTAGACAGCACCCGATAGTCCACGGCATATTTCATATAGAGCGGCGTGTTGTTGAGCCGCGACGGTTCGGTGGGAGACGGTTCCCGGTTGTACCGGATGGAGATATTGAACTCTAGTTTGCGGGGCAGATTTAGGCTGGCGTCACCATCGGAATGGAGCTTAAGCGATGGAGCAGTTTGGATGCCGGGATAATGAGAGGTCGCGGGCGTTTGAGGTTTTTCGCCCAGCATCTGGGTTTCCAGGGAGCTCTGGGCTTGGATGGGAAGGATAGGGAGAGATCTATAAGAATAATCTCCGGACGCCAAGGCCGGAACGCACGTTGCCGCCAACAGCCAAAAGACTGTCGCCAGCCAGGCTAACCCCCATTTCGCCTGCATTGCTGGACTCCCCCAACTTCATGAACAAACATCTTTTACGTATAATTAATTTACACATTTATCGAAGAAAGTCAAGATCAATTTTGAAGTTAAATGGGGCGCCCATACAGCTCGGAGAGGATTTCCCGGCCCCCCCGGGCCAGCAAGCTCTCGGCCAAACTCGTCCCTAACCGGGCCGTTTCACTGACGGGGCCGCGCCCGGAATCTCTTAAGAGGCGCCGGCCCTCCAGGTCACTGATCAGGGCCTCCAGGTGGAGAACGTCTCCCTCTACCCGGCCCAGGGCCGCCACCGGCACCACGCAGCCGCCCTCCAGCCGGGCTAGGAAGGCCCGTTCCGCGGTCACCGCCAGGCGCGTAGGGGTGTCATCCAGAAAAGACACCAATTCCCGGAGGTCAGGGTCATTGGTGCGAATTTCCAGGCCCAAAGCCCCCTGACTCACGGCCGGCAGCATCTCGGCTTCGGACACACAGCACTGATAGAGATGACCCAACCCTAGGCGGTTAAGCCCGGCTGCGGCCAGAATGAGGGCATCCAGCCCTAAGGTCTCCATCTTTTTCAGGCGGGTGTCGACGTTGCCACGGATGGGCACGACCTCTAAATCGGGCCGCCGATGCAGGAGCTGCACCCGGCGCCGGAGACTGCCGGTGCCGACGCGGCCGCCGGAGGGAATCTCCGCCAGGCTCTTATAGCGGGAGGAGATAAAGGCGTCCCGGCAATCTTCCCGGGGCGGCACCGCGCCCAGCATCAGGCCGTCGGGGACCTCGGCGGGCATGTCTTTGAGGCTGTGCACCGCCAGGTCCACCTGGCCAGAAAGCAGCGCCTCTTCGATCTCTTTGATGAACAGGCCTTTACCGCCGATCTGGGCCAGGGGCACGTTGGTAATCTTGTCACCGGTAGTCTTGATGATGACCAGCTCCACCCGGCAGCCGGGATGGCGCCCGGAAATCTGGGCCGCCACCCAGTTGGACTGGGCCAGGGCCAGGGCGCTGCCCCTTGTGCCGATTTTAATATTTCCGGCCGACATCACTTAGATGATTTTCCTTTGATAAAAACACCTAGTCGTAGGGGCGGACCTACATGTCCGCCCAAGCCAAGGGCGCACACCTAGGGTGCGTCCCCACAGAAAATTTATATTAATGACAGGTGCTGCAGGAACCGGAAGAGCAACTGCCGCAGGAACTTGCACTGCCGCTGGAGGTGGAGGTTAATTTGCCCCCCACTTTGGCCGTGCAGGCGCTCATCAGTTTTTCCACTTTGGTCTGGCCGCAGTGGGGGCACTCGACGCTCGGGTCGGTAACGAAGACCAGCTTCTCGAAATCCTGGTTACAGCTATGGCAATGGAACTCAAAAATGGGCATTATCTGAATATCTCCTTAATCACTCAATCGGCAAGGGGCGACCCACCGGGCCGCTCCTACGGCGAGGCGGCTTAGTCGCATTGCACCTTGCCTGCGTCTCCCGTAAATCCTTTGGTTATTTTAACCTATTTTCTTTCGATGCGCACCGGGGCGCCTTCCGGCACCAGATTAAGGCAGCAGGGGTCATCGGTGATGCGCCCAACGCGGTTAACGGCGCTGGCTGGGCGAATTTCTCCGGGGACGCTGGTGGGGGTGAGGCCGAAGAAGATGCAGAAGGCCCGGCCGGTGGGCCAGTAGCCCAGGTCGCCCACGTTGACCACCACCGCGGCGCTCTCGTCCAGCTCGGCCACCACCTGGGGCACGGGAAAGTGGATTTCATCGCCCCAGAGCTGGGCGGAAGCCTCAATAGGCAGGGCGTCCGCCAGGGCAAGGGCCGTGGGGGAATCATCCAAAAAACCATTGAGCCGTTGATCACCCGCGGTTATGACGATATCGGTAGACATGAGCTCTCCTCCATCTCTTCAATTACCAGGCCAGCCAGCAGAGGAAACATGATCTCATGGTGGCCGGTCAAGGCATAGCCCTGCCCCACCCCGGCGGTGGGGCGGCGCACTACGTTGGTAAGGGGCCGGTAATGCTGCATGAAGTCCAGGTTTACGGTGGTCAAGGGCGCCACTTTGTGGCCCAGGTTACGGGCCAGGGTGATGGCCTTGAGGAAGACCTCCGGGATGATTACCGCGGAGCCCAGGTTGATAAAGACGCCATCGTCGAGGTCGCTGACCAGGGCGGCGAAGAGACGAAAATCCCGGTGGGTTGCGGCTCCCAGGGCTTCCGGGGAGACCGACGGGTGGAGATGGATGATGTCGGTGCCCACGGCCACATGGACCGTCAGTGGAACCTCTAAGGCCGCGGCCTTAGCCACCAGGCTCAGGTCAAGATGGGGAAAATTGCTTTCCAGGAGCCGCCGGCCCACTGCCTCTCCCAGGCCCAGACCGTTGTGCCCGCCCCAGTCAATGGCGCCGTTTAAAAACTCGGCGGTCTCTTTCGCCATGCCGAAGGCGCCACAGCCCAGGACCTCATCCACGTCTTCGGAGGTGCGGCCCACCATGGCCACTTCGGCGTCATGAATGATCCCGGCGCCGTTCAAGGCCACGCCGGTGATGAGGCCCCGCTGCATCAGGTCGATGAGTACGGGGCTTAAGCCCACCTTGATGGGGTGGGCCCCCATCCCTAAGAGTACCGGGCGCTCGGCTCGCCGGGCCCGGACCCAGGCCGCAGCTACCTCCCGCAGGGTCTCGGCCGCCAGAATATGGGGCAGGCGTTTGATAAACTCCTTAAAGCTGCCGCTTTTTTCCCAGGGCGAGCCGAAATCCGCCTGACTCACTTTGGAGTGCCGCTCAGATAAGCTATAAGTCTTGATGCCCTCAAGAGAAAGGGGCTCGAGTTTTTTCATCCAGCCCTCCTGAGAAAAAATGGTGCGTAAGACGCACCCTACAGTTTATGCCTCTTGTTCCCAAGTTGTACTTGGGAACGCATTGTGGCCCAAGCTGAGTTTGGGATGGTAGGGCGCCAAGGAAACAAAAGTTACGGTGCACGGTGCCCACCCTACCTTACTGATAGCTGATCGCTATCCCCCGAATTTTTCGGGAAATAATAGGTAGTCCACCAGGTCACAGAGCACGTGGCCGATCGTAATATGAACCTCCTGGACCCGGGGAGTAATGGGGGACGGCACGGTCAGGGCCATATCGGCGGCCGCAGCCACAGGCCCGCCATCTTTGCCACTTAAGGCCAGGGTCTTGAGACCCATTTCCCGGGCCGTTTTCAGTCCGGCTACTACATTAGGGGAATTGCCGCTGGTGCTGATGCCCCAGGCCAGGTCCCCGGGCTTGCCAAGCGCCCGCACCTGTTTGGCAAAAATCTCCGTGAAATCATAATCGTTTCCCACCGCGGTGAGGATCGAAGTGTCGGTGGTCAGGGCCAGGGCGGCCAGGGGGGGCCGTTCGATCTGGAAGCGGTTGACAAACTCTGCGGCCAGGTGCTGGGCATCCGCGGCGGACCCGCCGTTGCCGAAGATGAGCACCCGGCCGCCGGATTTAAAGACCTGGGCCAGCATCTCGGCCGCGGCGGTTACCAAAGGACCAAGGTCCTGAAGGACGCGGCGCTTGAGTTCAATGGACTCGCTGAAGGCTGCCTGGAACCGGGATTGCAAAGACATGCTTTCTCCCATCAAGCTCTTAGAGGCAAAAAAACTGGATTATACGCAATGACTTAAGTAATTGAACATAAGCGCTCTCTGCGTCCTCTGCGGTGAAAAATAATTAACCGCAGAGACGTTGAGGGCGCAGAGACAAATATGTCAAGTATCTATGATGCTATGTCTATTCCGGCCGGCACCCCTTTGTTGATAAGGAGCAGCAGGTTTATGGCGGGCGGTGCCCACCCATATACTTTAAACCAATAATTTCATATACCGCACCGGGCTGAATTGCATGGTTTCCAGCAAGGCCACCAGTCGCCTGGCCAGGGTCATGGCGCCAGGGTCTTTGACCGCATGGGCCGCCACCTCAGGAAAACGCTCCTGCATCAGGGTAAAGAGGAAATTCTGGGCTTCAGTCAGGTCCAGGGTGATGGGAACCCGGCTTACGAAACTCAAAAAGTCGCCCAAGCGGGTCACGTTTTCCAACTGGAAGGTCTCGGCCAAAGAACGGAGATGCCGGTGCAGGATGCGCCCCAGAATCTCGGCCCCCTCGTGGGTATCCAGCTGCAACCCCATGAGCTGGGCATCGGTGGTCACCTCCAGAATCTCTTCGGAGGTGGAAATGGAAGCCGGGTCCGGTTCCATGAGGCGCAGGAGTTCCACCAGGCGCCGGTTAAAGGTGATTTCCCCCAGGGCGCGAAACAGGCGGGGCATGGGCAGGCCTTCAGTAGCCATGGCCTTAAGCAGGGGCCGGGGTTCCTTAAAGATATGGGCAACCTGTTCCACCGCCTCTTCCTGGTTGGGCCGCAACAAATCATGAAAGACCTGGAGTTTCTCGTCCTGGATAATATCGTGGAGGCTGTAGTATGATTCTCCCAGACGCCGCACCATGAGGGGGATCAGGTCCTCCGGGGTCGACTCGAGAACCCGGAAGAACTCATCCCGCAGGGTGAGGAACTCCTGGGGCGAAGGCTGGGACTGCACCTGGGTGCGGTAGAGGTAGCTCCCCAAAAAGGCGGTGAAAAAGGCCATGGGGCGGCTCTGCCGGGTAATGCCTGAAGTCACGCGTAAACGCCCGGCGGCAAACTCAAGCGAGCCCTGGGTCTTTTCTTCCAGGTCGGCGGCCTCGACCCGGTAGTGGTAGATGTGGCTGGGACATTGGCGTTCCCGGTCCTTGAGCCAGGAAATCACCCACTGGTTGGCCACCTTGGGGTAATCCACCACCGCGGGTCTGATCCGGTTCTGGTAAATGGTGAGGCCGTTGCCCTCCTTGGGGATGTTGCTCACGGCCCGTTCCAGGATTTTCAAGAAGGGGGGCTCCAGGGGCTCGGAGGTGAAATACTGGCCCAACTGCAGGGCCCGGGCGGCATACTTGATCACCTGCAAGGATTCCAGGCCGGAGATGTCGGCGAAGAACCAGCCGCAACTGGTGTACATGAGCAGGGCGTGGCGCTCCATCTCCAGGAGTCTTAAG
This sequence is a window from Desulfobaccales bacterium. Protein-coding genes within it:
- the sfsA gene encoding DNA/RNA nuclease SfsA, which encodes MRFSAPLISARFLERRQRFLALVELPGRERVWVHVPNSGALTGCAYPGQEILLTRDARPGRKTDYTWRFVRGAAGWICIDTLVPNRLVAEALAAGSLPGLPAPGQVRAEVTIPQGSRLDFVLEVEGKLLFLEIKSVTWVEDGVAFFPDGVTSRGRRHLSHLQQLAAQGHQAWNVFVVQREDAKILRPAAAIDPAYAKALTAVAKSGVNIMVLQEKIEPPEITLASPLPFDLT
- the hemC gene encoding hydroxymethylbilane synthase, which produces MSAGNIKIGTRGSALALAQSNWVAAQISGRHPGCRVELVIIKTTGDKITNVPLAQIGGKGLFIKEIEEALLSGQVDLAVHSLKDMPAEVPDGLMLGAVPPREDCRDAFISSRYKSLAEIPSGGRVGTGSLRRRVQLLHRRPDLEVVPIRGNVDTRLKKMETLGLDALILAAAGLNRLGLGHLYQCCVSEAEMLPAVSQGALGLEIRTNDPDLRELVSFLDDTPTRLAVTAERAFLARLEGGCVVPVAALGRVEGDVLHLEALISDLEGRRLLRDSGRGPVSETARLGTSLAESLLARGGREILSELYGRPI
- a CDS encoding zinc ribbon domain-containing protein, producing MPIFEFHCHSCNQDFEKLVFVTDPSVECPHCGQTKVEKLMSACTAKVGGKLTSTSSGSASSCGSCSSGSCSTCH
- a CDS encoding cyclophilin-like fold protein; protein product: MSTDIVITAGDQRLNGFLDDSPTALALADALPIEASAQLWGDEIHFPVPQVVAELDESAAVVVNVGDLGYWPTGRAFCIFFGLTPTSVPGEIRPASAVNRVGRITDDPCCLNLVPEGAPVRIERK
- a CDS encoding D-sedoheptulose 7-phosphate isomerase, with the protein product MSLQSRFQAAFSESIELKRRVLQDLGPLVTAAAEMLAQVFKSGGRVLIFGNGGSAADAQHLAAEFVNRFQIERPPLAALALTTDTSILTAVGNDYDFTEIFAKQVRALGKPGDLAWGISTSGNSPNVVAGLKTAREMGLKTLALSGKDGGPVAAAADMALTVPSPITPRVQEVHITIGHVLCDLVDYLLFPEKFGG